In one Planctomycetia bacterium genomic region, the following are encoded:
- a CDS encoding DoxX family membrane protein, which produces MKILSWIARILLFLIFAVLGSNHWLKFIPIPPMPEGDPGVFADILFRTRYMDVVKFLEVTGGILVLTGRFTPLGLAILIPITVNILLFTTLVWPQFNPPGTIALLLEIFLIYVEWPRVKGVFVKG; this is translated from the coding sequence ATGAAGATTCTTAGTTGGATTGCCCGTATTCTGCTGTTCCTGATCTTTGCGGTGCTCGGTTCCAATCACTGGCTGAAGTTTATTCCCATCCCGCCGATGCCCGAAGGCGATCCTGGCGTGTTTGCCGATATCCTGTTCCGCACCCGCTACATGGATGTGGTGAAATTCCTCGAAGTCACCGGCGGCATCCTCGTCCTTACTGGCCGGTTCACGCCACTGGGCCTCGCTATTCTTATTCCCATCACGGTGAATATCCTACTCTTCACCACACTCGTCTGGCCACAATTCAACCCGCCCGGCACCATCGCGTTGCTGCTGGAAATCTTCCTGATCTACGTCGAATGGCCCCGCGTCAAAGGCGTGTTTGTGAAAGGCTGA